In a genomic window of Siphonobacter curvatus:
- a CDS encoding helix-turn-helix domain-containing protein has translation MNISSTSPTPTTTDFKGFKVYPIAGVANPAQPHGRRDFYKIVLISGEMTLNYGGQKIDLSGSNLILLNPRVPHAVEHRTERKGFACVFTETFLAGRERTELLQHSPLFRFDGSPVLSLSPEQTEFMSGLFQKMRSVYTSDYDYKEDLLKTCLELILREALRIQPPLPTLTSKNGATRLTQLFLDLLERQFPIESPVSPLRFRTPQDFAEALSVHVNYLNRSVKESTGKPTSVHLADRITAEAKALLQHTDWSVADIAYSLGFEYPTYFHNYFKRITGFTPNLLRTRKV, from the coding sequence ATGAACATTTCCTCGACCTCACCCACCCCGACTACGACAGACTTCAAAGGTTTTAAAGTCTACCCAATAGCCGGAGTGGCCAACCCTGCCCAACCCCATGGTCGGCGGGATTTTTATAAAATCGTTTTAATCAGCGGGGAAATGACGCTGAATTACGGCGGACAAAAGATCGATCTGAGCGGCAGTAACCTCATTCTGCTCAACCCCCGGGTGCCTCATGCGGTAGAACACCGCACGGAACGAAAGGGATTCGCCTGCGTCTTTACGGAAACTTTTCTGGCGGGTCGGGAACGTACGGAATTGCTCCAGCACTCACCCTTGTTTCGGTTCGATGGTTCGCCCGTTCTTTCGCTTAGTCCTGAGCAGACGGAATTCATGAGCGGTCTATTTCAAAAAATGCGATCCGTTTATACCAGCGATTACGACTACAAGGAAGACTTGTTGAAAACCTGTTTGGAGCTGATTTTACGGGAAGCTTTGCGTATTCAGCCGCCCCTGCCCACGCTTACATCTAAGAACGGAGCTACGCGGCTGACCCAGCTTTTTCTGGATCTGCTGGAAAGGCAGTTCCCCATTGAAAGTCCCGTTAGTCCGCTTCGTTTCCGAACGCCTCAGGATTTTGCCGAGGCCCTCTCGGTACACGTCAACTACCTCAATCGCTCCGTTAAGGAAAGCACCGGAAAGCCTACTTCCGTACACTTGGCGGACCGGATCACGGCGGAAGCTAAAGCCCTTTTACAACATACGGACTGGAGTGTCGCGGACATTGCGTACAGCCTCGGGTTTGAGTACCCTACGTATTTCCATAATTACTTTAAACGAATCACAGGTTTTACGCCTAATCTCCTTCGGACGCGTAAAGTTTGA